A window of Streptomyces gilvosporeus contains these coding sequences:
- the rplN gene encoding 50S ribosomal protein L14: MIQQESRLRVADNTGAKEILCIRVLGGSGRRYAGIGDVIVATVKDAIPGGNVKKGDVVKAVIVRTVKERRRPDGSYIRFDENAAVILKNDGDPRGTRIFGPVGRELREKKFMKIISLAPEVL; the protein is encoded by the coding sequence GTGATCCAGCAGGAGTCGCGACTGCGTGTCGCCGACAACACTGGTGCGAAGGAGATCCTTTGCATCCGTGTTCTCGGTGGTTCCGGTCGCCGCTACGCGGGCATCGGTGACGTCATCGTCGCCACCGTCAAGGATGCGATCCCCGGTGGCAACGTGAAGAAGGGTGACGTCGTCAAGGCCGTCATCGTTCGCACCGTCAAGGAGCGCCGCCGTCCCGACGGCTCGTACATCCGCTTCGATGAGAACGCGGCCGTCATCCTCAAGAACGATGGCGACCCCCGCGGCACCCGTATCTTCGGCCCCGTGGGCCGTGAGCTGCGCGAGAAGAAGTTCATGAAGATCATCTCCCTCGCGCCGGAGGTGCTGTAA
- the rpsQ gene encoding 30S ribosomal protein S17: MSEKNVTETNERGFRKTREGLVVSDKMDKTVVVAVEDRVKHALYGKVIRRTNKLKAHDEQNAAGVGDRVLLMETRPLSATKRWRIVEILEKAK, from the coding sequence ATGAGCGAGAAGAATGTGACTGAGACGAACGAGCGCGGTTTCCGCAAGACCCGTGAGGGTCTCGTCGTCAGCGACAAGATGGACAAGACCGTCGTCGTCGCTGTCGAGGACCGTGTCAAGCACGCGCTGTACGGCAAGGTCATCCGCCGTACCAACAAGCTCAAGGCGCACGACGAGCAGAACGCTGCCGGTGTCGGCGACCGTGTCCTCCTGATGGAGACCCGGCCGCTGTCCGCCACCAAGCGCTGGCGCATCGTCGAGATCCTCGAGAAGGCCAAGTAA
- the rpmC gene encoding 50S ribosomal protein L29, translating to MAAGTKATELRELNNEDLVAKLREAKEELFNLRFQAATGQLENHGRLKAVRKDIARIYTLMRERELGIETVESA from the coding sequence ATGGCGGCCGGTACCAAGGCGACCGAGCTGCGCGAGCTGAACAACGAGGACCTCGTTGCCAAGCTTCGTGAGGCCAAGGAGGAGCTGTTCAACCTCCGCTTCCAGGCGGCGACCGGACAGCTCGAGAACCACGGCCGGCTGAAGGCCGTCCGCAAGGACATCGCCCGGATCTACACCCTGATGCGTGAGCGTGAGCTGGGCATCGAGACGGTGGAGAGCGCCTGA
- the rplP gene encoding 50S ribosomal protein L16, whose translation MLIPRRVKHRKQHHPKRNGMAKGGTELAFGEYGIQAVTPAYVTNRQIESARIAMTRHIKRGGKVWINIYPDRPLTKKPAETRMGSGKGSPEWWVANVKPGRVMFELSFPNEKVAKEALTRAAHKLPMKCRIVRREAGES comes from the coding sequence ATGCTGATCCCTCGCAGGGTCAAGCACCGCAAGCAGCACCACCCGAAGCGCAACGGTATGGCCAAGGGTGGCACCGAGCTGGCCTTCGGTGAGTACGGAATCCAGGCCGTCACCCCGGCCTACGTGACGAACCGGCAGATCGAGTCCGCTCGTATCGCCATGACCCGTCACATCAAGCGTGGCGGCAAGGTGTGGATCAACATCTACCCCGACCGTCCGCTGACGAAGAAGCCGGCCGAGACCCGCATGGGTTCCGGTAAGGGTTCCCCGGAGTGGTGGGTCGCGAACGTCAAGCCCGGTCGGGTGATGTTCGAGCTGTCCTTCCCGAACGAAAAGGTTGCCAAGGAGGCGCTGACCCGCGCCGCCCACAAGCTTCCGATGAAGTGCCGCATCGTGCGGCGCGAGGCAGGTGAGTCGTGA
- the rpsC gene encoding 30S ribosomal protein S3, producing the protein MGQKVNPHGFRLGVTTDFKSRWYADKLYKDYVKEDVAIRRMMTKGMERAGISKVEIERTRERVRVDIHTARPGIVIGRRGAEADRIRGELEKLTGKQVQLNILEVKNPETDAQLVAQAVAEQLSSRVSFRRAMRKSMQSTMKAGAKGIKIQCGGRLGGAEMSRSEFYREGRVPLHTLRANVDYGFFEAKTTFGRIGVKVWIYKGDVKNIAEVRAENAAARAGNRPARGGNERPRRGGERGGRGRKPQQNAAAEAPKAEAAAAAPAEIPGTEA; encoded by the coding sequence ATGGGCCAGAAGGTAAACCCGCACGGGTTCCGGCTCGGCGTCACGACGGACTTCAAGTCCCGCTGGTACGCCGACAAGCTGTACAAGGACTACGTCAAGGAAGACGTCGCCATTCGTCGCATGATGACGAAGGGCATGGAGCGCGCCGGTATCTCCAAGGTGGAGATCGAGCGCACCCGTGAGCGCGTCCGCGTTGACATCCACACCGCTCGTCCGGGCATCGTCATCGGCCGCCGCGGCGCCGAGGCCGACCGCATCCGCGGCGAGCTGGAGAAGCTGACCGGCAAGCAGGTTCAGCTGAACATCCTCGAGGTCAAGAACCCCGAGACCGATGCTCAGCTGGTCGCCCAGGCCGTCGCCGAGCAGCTGTCCTCCCGCGTCTCCTTCCGTCGCGCCATGCGTAAGAGCATGCAGTCGACGATGAAGGCCGGCGCCAAGGGCATCAAGATCCAGTGCGGTGGCCGTCTCGGCGGCGCCGAGATGTCCCGCTCGGAGTTCTACCGCGAGGGCCGTGTGCCCCTGCACACGCTCCGTGCGAACGTCGACTACGGCTTCTTCGAGGCCAAGACCACCTTCGGCCGCATCGGCGTGAAGGTCTGGATCTACAAGGGCGACGTCAAGAACATCGCCGAGGTGCGCGCGGAGAACGCCGCGGCCCGTGCGGGTAACCGCCCGGCCCGTGGTGGCAACGAGCGCCCCCGTCGCGGTGGCGAGCGTGGCGGCCGCGGCCGCAAGCCGCAGCAGAACGCCGCTGCCGAGGCCCCCAAGGCCGAGGCCGCTGCCGCTGCTCCGGCGGAGATCCCCGGAACGGAGGCCTGA
- the rplV gene encoding 50S ribosomal protein L22 produces the protein MEARAQARYIRVTPMKARRVVDLIRGMDATEAQAVLRFAPQAASVPVGKVLDSAIANAAHNYDHTDASTLVISEAYVDEGPTLKRFRPRAQGRAYRIRKRTSHITVVVSSKEGTR, from the coding sequence ATGGAAGCCAGGGCCCAGGCGCGGTACATCCGCGTCACGCCCATGAAGGCCCGCCGCGTGGTGGACCTTATCCGTGGCATGGATGCCACGGAGGCTCAGGCGGTCCTGCGTTTCGCCCCGCAGGCCGCGAGCGTGCCGGTGGGCAAGGTGCTGGACAGCGCCATTGCCAACGCCGCGCACAACTACGACCACACGGACGCCTCCACGCTGGTTATCAGCGAGGCGTACGTCGACGAGGGTCCGACCCTGAAGCGGTTCCGGCCGCGTGCCCAGGGCCGTGCCTACCGGATCCGCAAGCGGACCAGCCACATCACCGTGGTCGTCAGCAGCAAGGAAGGAACCCGGTAA
- the rpsS gene encoding 30S ribosomal protein S19, whose protein sequence is MPRSLKKGPFVDDHLAKKVDVQNDAGTKNVIKTWSRRSMIVPAMLGHTIAVHDGRKHVPVFVTESMVGHKLGEFAPTRTFRGHEKDDRKSRRR, encoded by the coding sequence ATGCCGCGCAGTCTCAAGAAGGGGCCCTTCGTCGACGACCACCTCGCCAAGAAGGTGGATGTTCAGAACGATGCAGGCACCAAGAACGTCATCAAGACCTGGTCCCGCCGCTCCATGATCGTCCCGGCCATGCTCGGCCACACGATCGCGGTGCACGACGGCCGCAAGCACGTCCCGGTGTTCGTCACCGAGTCGATGGTCGGCCACAAGCTCGGCGAGTTTGCGCCGACCCGCACCTTCCGCGGCCACGAGAAGGACGACCGCAAGTCGCGTCGTCGCTGA
- the rplB gene encoding 50S ribosomal protein L2, with protein MGIRKYKPTTPGRRGSSVADFVEITRSTPEKSLVRPLHSKGGRNNAGRVTVRHQGGGHKRAYRVIDFRRHDKDGVPAKVAHIEYDPNRTARIALLHYADGEKRYIIAPRGLAQGARIENGPGADIKPGNNLPLRHIPVGTTIHAIELRPGGGAKFARSAGASVQLLAKEGAMAHLRMPSGEIRLVDVRCRATVGEVGNAEQSNINWGKAGRMRWKGVRPTVRGVVMNPVDHPHGGGEGKTSGGRHPVSPWGQKEGRTRSPKKASNKYIVRRRKTNKKR; from the coding sequence ATGGGTATCCGCAAGTACAAGCCGACGACCCCGGGCCGTCGTGGCTCCAGCGTCGCCGACTTTGTCGAGATCACGCGGTCCACGCCGGAGAAGTCGCTGGTCCGCCCGCTGCACAGCAAGGGCGGCCGTAACAACGCCGGTCGTGTGACCGTTCGCCACCAGGGCGGTGGCCACAAGCGCGCCTACCGAGTGATCGACTTCCGTCGTCACGACAAGGACGGCGTGCCGGCCAAGGTCGCGCACATCGAGTACGACCCGAACCGCACCGCGCGCATCGCGCTGCTGCACTACGCAGACGGCGAGAAGCGCTACATCATCGCGCCCCGTGGCCTGGCCCAGGGTGCTCGGATTGAGAACGGCCCTGGCGCCGACATCAAGCCGGGCAACAACCTGCCGCTGCGCCACATCCCCGTGGGTACGACGATCCACGCGATCGAGCTGCGTCCGGGCGGCGGTGCGAAGTTCGCCCGCTCGGCCGGTGCCTCCGTGCAGCTGCTGGCGAAGGAGGGCGCAATGGCCCACCTTCGTATGCCCTCCGGTGAGATCCGCCTGGTCGACGTCCGCTGCCGCGCCACTGTCGGCGAGGTCGGCAACGCCGAGCAGTCGAACATCAACTGGGGCAAGGCCGGCCGTATGCGCTGGAAGGGCGTCCGCCCGACCGTGCGTGGTGTCGTGATGAACCCGGTCGACCACCCGCACGGTGGTGGTGAGGGCAAGACCTCCGGTGGTCGCCACCCGGTCTCGCCCTGGGGCCAGAAGGAGGGTCGTACTCGCTCGCCGAAGAAGGCCAGCAACAAGTACATCGTCCGCCGCCGCAAGACGAACAAGAAGCGCTAG
- the rplW gene encoding 50S ribosomal protein L23 gives MTEAVVTSRTFTDPRDVLKKPVVSEKSYALLDENKYTFIVDPRANKTQIKQAVEAVFSVKVTGVNTINRQGKRKRTRTGFGKRANTKRAIVTLAEGDRIDIFGGPTA, from the coding sequence ATGACTGAGGCCGTCGTCACCAGCAGGACCTTCACGGACCCCCGTGACGTGCTGAAGAAGCCCGTCGTGTCCGAGAAGAGCTACGCGCTGCTGGACGAGAACAAGTACACGTTCATCGTCGACCCGCGCGCCAACAAGACCCAGATCAAGCAGGCCGTCGAGGCGGTCTTCTCGGTCAAGGTCACCGGGGTCAACACGATCAACCGGCAGGGCAAGCGCAAGCGCACCCGCACCGGTTTCGGTAAGCGTGCGAACACCAAGCGCGCCATCGTGACCCTCGCCGAGGGCGACCGTATCGACATCTTCGGCGGTCCGACCGCCTAA
- the rplD gene encoding 50S ribosomal protein L4 gives MSTIDILSPAGDKAGTVELPTEIFDVEKISIPLIHQVVVAQLAAARQGTHKTKTRGEVRGGGKKPYRQKGTGRARQGSTRAPQFAGGGVVHGPVPRDYSQRTPKKMKAAALRHALTDRARNSRIHVVSGVVEGAVSTKAAKTLFGKISERKNLLLVVDRADEAAWLSARNLPQVHILEPGQLNTYDVLVSDDVVFTKAAFESFVSGPKANAETEGSDA, from the coding sequence ATGAGCACCATTGACATCCTTTCGCCGGCAGGCGACAAGGCCGGGACCGTCGAGCTCCCCACGGAGATCTTCGACGTCGAGAAGATCAGCATCCCGCTGATCCACCAGGTCGTTGTCGCACAGCTGGCCGCTGCCCGTCAGGGCACGCACAAGACCAAGACCCGCGGCGAGGTCCGCGGCGGTGGCAAGAAGCCTTACCGCCAGAAGGGCACCGGCCGCGCGCGCCAGGGTTCGACCCGTGCGCCGCAGTTCGCCGGCGGTGGCGTCGTCCACGGCCCCGTGCCGCGTGACTACAGCCAGCGGACCCCGAAGAAGATGAAGGCCGCGGCCCTGCGCCACGCCCTCACCGACCGGGCCCGCAACAGCCGCATCCACGTCGTTTCCGGCGTGGTCGAGGGCGCGGTGTCCACCAAGGCCGCCAAGACGCTGTTCGGCAAGATCTCGGAGCGCAAGAACCTGCTCCTGGTCGTCGACCGCGCCGACGAGGCCGCGTGGCTCTCCGCCCGCAACCTGCCCCAGGTTCACATCCTGGAGCCGGGCCAGCTGAACACGTACGACGTGCTCGTCTCCGACGACGTGGTCTTCACCAAGGCCGCCTTCGAGTCCTTCGTGTCTGGCCCCAAGGCCAACGCTGAGACCGAAGGGAGCGACGCCTGA
- the rplC gene encoding 50S ribosomal protein L3: protein MAKQIKGILGEKLGMTQVWDENNRVVPVTVVKAGPCVVTQVRTNDQDGYDSVQIAFGEIDPRKVNKPLKGHFAKAEVTPRRHLVEVRTADASEYTLGQELTAETFESGVKVDVTGKSKGKGFAGVMKRHGFGGGKASHGAHRVHRKPGSIGGCATPGRVFKGMRMAGRMGNERVTTQNLTVHAVDAEKGLLLIKGAVPGPNGGLVLVRTAAKGA, encoded by the coding sequence ATGGCTAAGCAGATCAAGGGCATCCTGGGCGAGAAGCTCGGCATGACGCAGGTGTGGGACGAGAACAACCGTGTTGTTCCGGTCACCGTCGTCAAGGCCGGGCCCTGTGTCGTTACCCAGGTGCGCACCAATGACCAGGACGGTTACGACTCCGTCCAGATCGCCTTCGGCGAGATCGACCCGCGCAAGGTGAACAAGCCCCTCAAGGGCCACTTCGCCAAGGCCGAGGTCACCCCCCGTCGTCACCTCGTCGAGGTCCGTACCGCTGACGCCAGCGAGTACACCCTCGGCCAGGAGCTGACCGCCGAGACCTTCGAGTCCGGCGTCAAGGTGGACGTGACCGGCAAGAGCAAGGGCAAGGGCTTCGCCGGTGTCATGAAGCGTCACGGCTTCGGCGGCGGCAAGGCCTCGCACGGTGCCCACCGCGTGCACCGCAAGCCCGGTTCCATCGGTGGCTGCGCCACCCCGGGCCGCGTGTTCAAGGGCATGCGGATGGCCGGCCGTATGGGCAATGAGCGGGTCACCACCCAGAACCTGACCGTCCACGCCGTTGACGCGGAGAAGGGTCTGCTGCTCATCAAGGGCGCAGTTCCTGGTCCGAACGGCGGCCTCGTCCTGGTCCGTACCGCGGCCAAGGGGGCCTGA
- the rpsJ gene encoding 30S ribosomal protein S10, with translation MAGQKIRIRLKAYDHEVIDTSAKKIVETVTRTGASVAGPVPLPTEKNVYCVIKSPHKYKDSREHFEMRTHKRLIDILDPTPKTVDSLMRLDLPAGVDIEIKL, from the coding sequence ATGGCGGGACAGAAGATCCGCATCCGGCTCAAGGCCTACGACCACGAGGTCATCGACACCTCGGCGAAGAAGATCGTCGAGACGGTGACCCGCACTGGTGCGTCGGTCGCGGGCCCGGTGCCGCTGCCCACTGAGAAGAACGTGTACTGCGTCATCAAGTCGCCGCACAAGTACAAGGACTCGCGCGAGCACTTCGAGATGCGCACGCACAAGCGCCTGATCGACATCCTCGACCCGACGCCGAAGACCGTTGACTCCCTGATGCGACTCGACCTCCCGGCCGGTGTCGACATCGAGATCAAGCTCTGA
- the tuf gene encoding elongation factor Tu, which yields MAKAKFERTKPHVNIGTIGHIDHGKTTLTAAITKVLHDAYPDLNEASAFDQIDKAPEERQRGITISIAHVEYQTESRHYAHVDCPGHADYIKNMITGAAQMDGAILVVAATDGPMPQTKEHVLLARQVGVPYIVVALNKADMVDDEEILELVELEVRELLSEYEFPGDDVPVVKVSALKALEGDKEWGNSVLELMKAVDESIPQPERDVDKPFLMPIEDVFTITGRGTVVTGRIERGVLKVNETVDIIGIKTEKTTTTVTGIEMFRKLLDEGQAGENVGLLLRGIKREDVERGQVIIKPGSVTPHTEFEAQAYILSKDEGGRHTPFFNNYRPQFYFRTTDVTGVVTLPEGTEMVMPGDNTEMSVQLIQPVAMEEGLKFAIREGGRTVGAGQVTKINK from the coding sequence GTGGCGAAGGCGAAGTTCGAGCGGACTAAGCCGCACGTCAACATCGGCACCATCGGTCACATTGACCACGGTAAGACGACCCTCACGGCCGCCATTACCAAGGTGCTGCACGACGCGTACCCGGACCTGAACGAGGCCTCGGCCTTCGACCAGATCGACAAGGCTCCTGAGGAGCGCCAGCGCGGTATCACCATCTCCATCGCGCACGTCGAGTACCAGACCGAGTCGCGTCACTACGCCCACGTCGACTGCCCCGGTCACGCGGACTACATCAAGAACATGATCACCGGTGCGGCGCAGATGGACGGCGCCATCCTGGTGGTCGCCGCCACCGACGGCCCGATGCCGCAGACCAAGGAGCACGTGCTCCTGGCCCGCCAGGTCGGCGTTCCGTACATCGTTGTCGCCCTGAACAAGGCCGACATGGTGGACGACGAGGAGATCCTGGAGCTCGTCGAGCTCGAGGTCCGTGAGCTCCTCTCCGAGTACGAGTTCCCGGGCGACGACGTTCCGGTCGTCAAGGTCTCCGCTCTGAAGGCCCTCGAGGGCGACAAGGAGTGGGGCAACTCCGTCCTCGAGCTGATGAAGGCCGTCGACGAGTCGATCCCGCAGCCCGAGCGTGACGTCGACAAGCCGTTCCTGATGCCGATCGAGGACGTCTTCACGATCACCGGCCGTGGCACCGTTGTCACCGGTCGTATCGAGCGTGGTGTCCTCAAGGTCAACGAGACCGTCGACATCATCGGCATCAAGACCGAGAAGACCACCACCACGGTCACCGGTATCGAGATGTTCCGGAAGCTGCTCGACGAGGGCCAGGCCGGTGAGAACGTCGGTCTGCTGCTCCGCGGCATCAAGCGCGAGGACGTCGAGCGCGGCCAGGTCATCATCAAGCCGGGCTCGGTCACCCCGCACACCGAGTTCGAGGCGCAGGCCTACATCCTCTCCAAGGACGAGGGTGGCCGCCACACGCCGTTCTTCAACAACTACCGTCCGCAGTTCTACTTCCGTACGACTGACGTGACCGGTGTGGTGACCCTCCCCGAGGGCACCGAGATGGTCATGCCGGGCGACAACACCGAGATGTCCGTCCAGCTGATCCAGCCGGTCGCCATGGAGGAGGGCCTGAAGTTCGCCATCCGTGAGGGTGGCCGGACCGTCGGCGCCGGCCAGGTCACCAAGATCAACAAGTAA
- the fusA gene encoding elongation factor G: protein MATTSLDLAKVRNIGIMAHIDAGKTTTTERILFYTGVSYKIGEVHDGAATMDWMEQEQERGITITSAATTCHWPLENVDHTINIIDTPGHVDFTVEVERSLRVLDGAVTVFDGVAGVEPQSETVWRQADRYGVPRICFVNKLDRTGAEFHRCVDMIVDRLGAVPLVMQLPIGTEMDFKGVVDLVKMKALVWSAEAAKGEMYDVVDIPDTHTEAADEWRGKLLEAVAENDEAMMELYLEGQEPTEEQLYAAIRRITIASGKADTTTVTPVFCGTAFKNKGVQPLLDAVVRYLPSPLDVEAIEGHAVNDAEQVVTRKPSEEEPLSALAFKIASDPHLGKLTFIRVYSGRLEAGSQVQNSVKGKKERIGKIYRMHANKREEIESVGAGDIVAVMGLKQTTTGETLCDAGNPVILESMDFPAPVIQVAIEPKSKGDQEKLAVAIQRLAEEDPSFQVHTDEETGQTIIAGMGELHLDVLVDRMRREFRVEANVGKPQVAYRETLRKAVERLDYTHKKQTGGSGQFAKVQIALEPLEGDGYEFENKVTGGRIPREYIPSVDAGCQEAMEFGVLAGYPLTGVKVTLLDGAFHEVDSSEMAFKIAGSMAFKEAARKASPALLEPMMKVEVTTPEDYMGDVIGDINSRRGQIQSMEDRAGAKLVTGLVPLSEMFGYVGDLRSKTSGRASYSMQFDSYAEVPRNVAEEIIAKAKGE from the coding sequence ATGGCCACCACTTCGCTTGACCTGGCCAAGGTCCGCAACATCGGGATCATGGCCCACATCGACGCGGGCAAGACGACCACCACTGAGCGGATCCTGTTCTACACCGGTGTCTCTTACAAGATCGGTGAGGTCCACGACGGCGCTGCCACGATGGACTGGATGGAGCAGGAGCAGGAGCGCGGCATCACGATCACGTCTGCCGCGACGACCTGCCACTGGCCGCTGGAAAACGTCGACCACACCATCAACATCATCGACACCCCGGGGCACGTCGACTTCACCGTCGAGGTGGAGCGCTCCCTGCGCGTGCTCGACGGTGCGGTGACGGTGTTCGACGGCGTTGCCGGTGTCGAGCCCCAGTCGGAGACCGTCTGGCGTCAGGCGGACCGCTACGGCGTTCCGCGGATCTGCTTTGTCAACAAGCTCGACCGGACCGGCGCGGAGTTCCACCGCTGCGTCGACATGATCGTGGACCGCCTCGGCGCGGTGCCGCTGGTCATGCAGCTGCCGATCGGCACCGAGATGGACTTCAAGGGCGTCGTCGACCTCGTGAAGATGAAGGCCCTGGTGTGGTCCGCCGAGGCCGCCAAGGGTGAGATGTACGACGTCGTCGACATCCCCGACACGCACACCGAGGCCGCCGACGAGTGGCGCGGCAAGCTGCTCGAGGCCGTCGCGGAGAACGACGAAGCCATGATGGAGCTCTACCTCGAGGGCCAGGAGCCCACCGAGGAGCAGCTCTACGCGGCGATCCGTCGTATCACCATCGCCTCCGGCAAGGCCGACACCACGACCGTCACCCCGGTCTTCTGCGGTACCGCGTTCAAGAACAAGGGCGTCCAGCCCCTGCTCGACGCGGTCGTGCGCTACCTGCCCTCCCCGCTGGACGTCGAGGCCATCGAGGGCCACGCCGTCAACGACGCGGAGCAGGTCGTCACGCGCAAGCCGTCCGAGGAAGAGCCGCTGTCGGCGCTGGCGTTCAAGATTGCGAGCGACCCCCACCTGGGCAAGCTCACCTTCATCCGGGTGTACTCGGGCCGCCTCGAGGCCGGCTCGCAGGTGCAGAACTCGGTGAAGGGCAAGAAGGAGCGCATCGGCAAGATCTACCGGATGCACGCGAACAAGCGTGAGGAGATCGAGTCGGTGGGTGCCGGTGACATCGTCGCCGTCATGGGTCTGAAGCAGACCACCACCGGTGAGACCCTCTGCGACGCGGGCAACCCGGTGATCCTGGAGTCCATGGACTTCCCGGCCCCGGTCATCCAGGTCGCCATCGAGCCCAAGTCGAAGGGCGACCAGGAGAAGCTGGCGGTCGCGATCCAGCGGCTCGCCGAAGAGGACCCCTCGTTCCAGGTGCACACCGACGAGGAGACCGGCCAGACCATCATCGCGGGTATGGGCGAGCTGCACCTCGACGTGCTGGTCGACCGTATGCGCCGTGAGTTCCGGGTCGAGGCCAACGTCGGCAAGCCGCAGGTCGCCTACCGCGAGACCCTGCGCAAGGCCGTCGAGCGTCTGGACTACACGCACAAGAAGCAGACCGGTGGTTCCGGTCAGTTCGCGAAGGTGCAGATCGCGCTCGAGCCGCTCGAGGGCGACGGGTACGAGTTCGAGAACAAGGTCACCGGTGGTCGTATCCCGCGGGAGTACATCCCGTCCGTGGACGCGGGCTGCCAGGAGGCCATGGAGTTCGGTGTTCTCGCCGGCTACCCGCTGACCGGCGTGAAGGTCACCCTTCTCGACGGTGCGTTCCACGAGGTCGACTCGTCGGAAATGGCGTTCAAGATCGCCGGTTCGATGGCCTTCAAGGAGGCCGCCCGCAAGGCCAGCCCGGCCCTGCTCGAGCCGATGATGAAGGTCGAGGTCACCACGCCCGAGGACTACATGGGCGATGTGATCGGCGACATCAACTCCCGCCGTGGGCAGATCCAGTCCATGGAGGACCGCGCCGGCGCCAAGCTCGTTACGGGCCTGGTTCCGCTCTCGGAGATGTTCGGCTACGTCGGAGACCTCCGCAGCAAGACGTCGGGTCGCGCAAGCTACTCGATGCAGTTCGACTCCTACGCCGAGGTTCCCCGGAACGTCGCCGAGGAGATCATCGCGAAGGCCAAGGGCGAGTAG
- the rpsG gene encoding 30S ribosomal protein S7: protein MPRKGPAPKRPVIIDPVYGSPLVTSLINKVLLNGKRSTAERIVYGAMEGLREKTGNDPVITLKRALENIKPTLEVKSRRVGGATYQVPVEVKPGRAATLSLRWLVGYSRARREKTMTERLMNELLDASNGLGASVKKREDTHKMAESNKAFAHYRW, encoded by the coding sequence ATGCCTCGTAAGGGCCCCGCCCCGAAGCGCCCGGTCATCATCGACCCGGTCTACGGTTCTCCTCTGGTGACCTCCCTCATCAACAAGGTGCTGCTGAACGGCAAGCGCTCCACCGCCGAGCGCATCGTCTACGGCGCCATGGAGGGTCTGCGCGAGAAGACCGGTAACGACCCGGTCATCACGCTCAAGCGCGCGCTCGAGAACATCAAGCCGACCCTTGAGGTCAAGTCCCGCCGTGTCGGTGGCGCCACCTACCAGGTTCCGGTCGAGGTCAAGCCCGGCCGCGCCGCCACCCTGTCGCTCCGCTGGCTCGTGGGCTACTCCCGCGCCCGCCGCGAGAAGACCATGACCGAGCGCCTCATGAACGAACTGCTCGACGCCTCCAACGGCCTCGGCGCTTCGGTCAAGAAGCGCGAGGACACGCACAAGATGGCCGAGTCCAACAAGGCCTTCGCGCACTACCGCTGGTAG
- the rpsL gene encoding 30S ribosomal protein S12 — protein sequence MPTIQQLVRKGRQDKVEKNKTPALAGSPQRRGTCTRVFTTTPKKPNSALRKVARVKLSSGIEVTAYVPGEGHNLQEHSIVLVRGGRVKDLPGVRYKIIRGSLDTQGVKNRKQARSRYGAKKEK from the coding sequence GTGCCTACGATCCAGCAGCTGGTCCGAAAGGGCCGCCAGGACAAGGTCGAGAAGAACAAGACACCCGCACTGGCGGGCTCGCCGCAGCGTCGTGGTACGTGCACGCGTGTGTTCACGACCACCCCGAAGAAGCCGAACTCGGCCCTCCGCAAGGTTGCGCGAGTCAAGCTGAGCAGTGGGATCGAGGTCACTGCCTACGTCCCGGGTGAGGGGCACAACCTGCAGGAGCACTCCATCGTGCTCGTGCGTGGTGGCCGTGTGAAGGACCTGCCGGGTGTTCGCTACAAGATCATCCGCGGTTCGCTCGACACCCAGGGTGTCAAGAACCGCAAGCAGGCCCGCAGCCGCTACGGCGCCAAGAAGGAGAAGTAA
- a CDS encoding DUF1707 and DUF4190 domain-containing protein, which yields MRASHADRERAVDVLKAGFAEGRLQQAEYEQRIGRAYQAQTHAELQMLVADLPQGPVPQAQFQPPTVVPPTFMPMPVQMPLPMQMPMPMHTNNSATGALVCGILSPMTWGLTSIPAVILGHKARAEIRRTGERGDGQAIAGIVIGWLGIGGWALFLLLMVLVGVAGH from the coding sequence ATGCGTGCCTCGCACGCGGATCGCGAGCGTGCGGTCGATGTGCTCAAGGCCGGGTTCGCCGAAGGACGGCTCCAGCAGGCCGAGTACGAGCAGCGGATAGGCCGGGCGTATCAGGCGCAGACGCATGCCGAGCTTCAGATGCTGGTGGCGGATCTGCCGCAGGGCCCGGTGCCGCAGGCGCAGTTCCAGCCGCCGACGGTGGTGCCGCCCACGTTCATGCCGATGCCCGTGCAGATGCCGCTGCCGATGCAGATGCCCATGCCGATGCACACCAACAACTCGGCGACCGGCGCGCTGGTCTGCGGGATCCTCTCGCCGATGACCTGGGGGCTGACGTCGATCCCGGCGGTCATTCTCGGCCACAAGGCGCGCGCCGAGATCCGTCGTACGGGCGAGCGCGGCGACGGTCAGGCGATCGCGGGCATCGTGATCGGCTGGCTGGGCATCGGCGGCTGGGCGCTGTTCCTGCTTCTGATGGTGCTGGTAGGGGTCGCGGGGCACTGA